In a single window of the Serratia quinivorans genome:
- the pflA gene encoding Pyruvate formate-lyase 1-activating enzyme, whose protein sequence is MSVKGRIHSFESCGTVDGPGIRFIVFFQGCLMRCLYCHNRDTWDTHGGKEVTVEELMKDAVSYRYFMNASGGGVTASGGEAILQAEFVRDWFRACHEEGINTCLDTNGFVRRYDPVIDELLDATDLVMLDLKQMNDDIHQNLVGVSNHRTLEFARYLAKRNQRTWIRYVVVPGWSDDDKSTHLLGEFTKDMTNIEKIELLPYHELGKHKWVAMGEEYKLDGVHPPKADTMERVKGILESYGHKVMY, encoded by the coding sequence ATGTCAGTGAAAGGTCGCATCCACTCCTTCGAATCCTGTGGCACCGTAGACGGCCCAGGGATCCGCTTTATCGTTTTCTTCCAGGGCTGCCTGATGCGCTGCCTGTATTGCCACAACCGTGATACCTGGGATACCCACGGCGGGAAAGAAGTCACCGTGGAAGAGCTGATGAAAGACGCCGTCTCTTATCGCTACTTTATGAACGCTTCCGGCGGCGGCGTTACCGCTTCCGGCGGCGAGGCCATTCTACAGGCCGAGTTCGTCCGCGACTGGTTCCGCGCCTGTCACGAAGAAGGTATCAACACCTGTCTGGACACCAATGGTTTTGTCCGCCGTTACGATCCGGTGATCGACGAACTGCTGGACGCCACCGATCTGGTCATGCTGGATCTCAAACAGATGAACGACGACATTCACCAAAATCTGGTCGGCGTTTCCAACCACCGCACGCTGGAGTTCGCTCGCTATCTGGCGAAACGTAATCAGCGCACCTGGATCCGTTACGTCGTGGTGCCGGGTTGGTCAGATGATGACAAGTCGACGCACCTGTTGGGCGAATTCACCAAGGATATGACCAACATCGAGAAAATCGAACTGCTGCCTTACCACGAACTGGGCAAGCATAAGTGGGTGGCGATGGGGGAAGAGTACAAGCTGGACGGCGTCCATCCACCAAAAGCGGACACCATGGAACGCGTCAAAGGCATTCTGGAAAGCTACGGCCACAAAGTAATGTACTGA